The following are encoded in a window of Arcobacter arenosus genomic DNA:
- a CDS encoding LysE family translocator: MLELSNIYLFLIASFLLCLAPGPDNIYVLTQGMTKSKKAAVITTLGLTTGIIVHTTAAAFGISVIFKTSEIAFNIVKYAGVAYLLYLAYQAFKYRNEPLDLSVQNSSGELKKLYIKGFFMNVLNPKVSIFFLAFLPQFVTPANGNVPMQMITLGLIFMVLTIIVFSSIGIAGNVLSAKLIEKPNIVKYMNIMTSFVLGTLAVKLALSSR, from the coding sequence ATGTTAGAACTTTCAAATATCTATCTATTTTTAATAGCTTCATTTTTATTATGTCTTGCTCCAGGACCTGATAATATCTATGTCTTAACCCAAGGGATGACAAAAAGTAAAAAAGCTGCTGTAATCACAACCTTAGGTTTAACAACAGGAATTATTGTTCATACAACAGCTGCTGCATTTGGAATCTCTGTAATTTTCAAAACTTCTGAAATAGCTTTTAATATCGTAAAATATGCTGGAGTTGCTTATCTACTTTATCTAGCATATCAAGCTTTTAAATATAGAAATGAGCCTTTAGATTTATCTGTACAAAACTCATCAGGTGAATTAAAAAAACTTTATATAAAAGGTTTTTTTATGAATGTTTTAAATCCAAAAGTTTCAATTTTCTTTTTAGCATTTTTACCTCAATTTGTCACACCAGCAAATGGAAATGTTCCTATGCAGATGATTACTTTGGGTTTAATTTTTATGGTCTTAACAATTATTGTATTTTCATCAATTGGAATAGCTGGTAATGTTTTAAGTGCAAAACTTATAGAAAAACCTAATATTGTTAAATATATGAATATCATGACCTCTTTTGTTTTAGGTACTCTTGCCGTAAAGTTAGCCTTATCTTCAAGATAG
- a CDS encoding putative quinol monooxygenase, whose product MSKKIYCIASFKAKEGKEQELLKTLQSLEPQTTREDGCIQYIVTKHIEHPNAMGKSFPIVFNEIWESKEAFELHCNKPYITNFFETHCVDKNGLVEDFNVCVYTDEVN is encoded by the coding sequence ATGTCAAAAAAAATATACTGTATAGCTTCATTTAAAGCAAAAGAGGGAAAAGAGCAAGAGCTTTTAAAGACTCTTCAAAGTCTTGAACCACAAACAACCAGAGAAGATGGGTGTATTCAATATATTGTAACAAAACATATTGAACATCCAAATGCAATGGGTAAATCATTTCCTATAGTATTTAATGAGATTTGGGAATCAAAAGAAGCTTTCGAACTTCATTGTAATAAACCATATATTACTAATTTTTTTGAAACACATTGTGTGGATAAAAACGGTTTAGTTGAAGATTTTAATGTATGTGTATACACCGATGAAGTAAACTAA